The Megalobrama amblycephala isolate DHTTF-2021 linkage group LG20, ASM1881202v1, whole genome shotgun sequence genome includes a window with the following:
- the prkg1b gene encoding cGMP-dependent protein kinase 1 isoform X3 gives MLVQLKSEETKTFAMKILKKRHIVDTRQQEHIRSEKHIMQEAHSDFIVRLYRTFKDSKYLYMLMEACLGGELWTILRDRGSFEDSTTRFYTACVVEAFAYLHSKGIIYRDLKPENLILDHRGYAKLVDFGFAKKIGFGKKTWTFCGTPEYVAPEIILNKGHDISADYWSLGILMYELLTGSPPFSGPDPMKTYNIILRGIDMIEFPKKITKNAGNLIKKLCRDNPSERLGNLKNGVKDIQKHKWFEGFNWEGLRKGTLTPPIIPDVASPTDTSNFDSFPEDNEDPPPDDNSGWDTDF, from the exons ATGCTG GTACAGCTCAAGAGTGAAGAGACCAAAACATTTGCAATGAAGATTCTGAAAAAGCGTCACATCGTGGATACACGGCAACAGGAGCACATCCGCTCTGAGAAACACATCATGCAGGAGGCTCATTCTGATTTCATTGTAAG GTTGTACAGGACTTTCAAAGACAGCAAATATCTGTACATGTTGATGGAAGCCTGTCTAGGAGGAGAGCTTTGGACCATTCTTAGAGACAG AGGATCATTTGAAGACTCCACTACACGGTTTTATACAGCCTGTGTGGTCGAAGCATTCGCTTACCTGCATTCCAAGGGAATAATCTACCGTGATTTAAAGCCAGAAAATCTCATTCTGGATCACAGAGGATATGCTAAGCTT GTGGACTTTGGCTTTGCTAAAAAGATTGGATTTGGGAAAAAAACATGGACTTTCTGTGGAACGCCAGAGTATGTAGCCCCAGAGATCATTCTTAATAAAGGCCATGACATCTCAGCAGACTACTGGTCATTGGGAATTCTAATGTATGAACTCTTGACTGGAAG CCCACCATTCTCAGGACCAGATCCAATGAAGACATATAATATCATTTTAAGAGGCATCGACATGATAGAATTTCCAAAGAAGATCACCAAAAATGCAGGCAATCTAATTAAAAAACTATGCAG GGACAATCCATCTGAGAGGTTAGGAAACTTGAAAAATGGAGTCAAAGATATCCAAAAGCACAA ATGGTTTGAAGGCTTTAACTGGGAAGGTCTGCGCAAAGGAACTCTCACACCTCCAATTATTCCTGAT GTTGCAAGCCCGACTGACACCAGTAACTTTGATAGCTTTCCTGAGGACAACGAGGACCCTCCCCCAGATGACAATTCCGGCTGGGACACCGATTTCTAA
- the prkg1b gene encoding cGMP-dependent protein kinase 1 isoform X4: MKILKKRHIVDTRQQEHIRSEKHIMQEAHSDFIVRLYRTFKDSKYLYMLMEACLGGELWTILRDRGSFEDSTTRFYTACVVEAFAYLHSKGIIYRDLKPENLILDHRGYAKLVDFGFAKKIGFGKKTWTFCGTPEYVAPEIILNKGHDISADYWSLGILMYELLTGSPPFSGPDPMKTYNIILRGIDMIEFPKKITKNAGNLIKKLCRDNPSERLGNLKNGVKDIQKHKWFEGFNWEGLRKGTLTPPIIPDVASPTDTSNFDSFPEDNEDPPPDDNSGWDTDF, encoded by the exons ATGAAGATTCTGAAAAAGCGTCACATCGTGGATACACGGCAACAGGAGCACATCCGCTCTGAGAAACACATCATGCAGGAGGCTCATTCTGATTTCATTGTAAG GTTGTACAGGACTTTCAAAGACAGCAAATATCTGTACATGTTGATGGAAGCCTGTCTAGGAGGAGAGCTTTGGACCATTCTTAGAGACAG AGGATCATTTGAAGACTCCACTACACGGTTTTATACAGCCTGTGTGGTCGAAGCATTCGCTTACCTGCATTCCAAGGGAATAATCTACCGTGATTTAAAGCCAGAAAATCTCATTCTGGATCACAGAGGATATGCTAAGCTT GTGGACTTTGGCTTTGCTAAAAAGATTGGATTTGGGAAAAAAACATGGACTTTCTGTGGAACGCCAGAGTATGTAGCCCCAGAGATCATTCTTAATAAAGGCCATGACATCTCAGCAGACTACTGGTCATTGGGAATTCTAATGTATGAACTCTTGACTGGAAG CCCACCATTCTCAGGACCAGATCCAATGAAGACATATAATATCATTTTAAGAGGCATCGACATGATAGAATTTCCAAAGAAGATCACCAAAAATGCAGGCAATCTAATTAAAAAACTATGCAG GGACAATCCATCTGAGAGGTTAGGAAACTTGAAAAATGGAGTCAAAGATATCCAAAAGCACAA ATGGTTTGAAGGCTTTAACTGGGAAGGTCTGCGCAAAGGAACTCTCACACCTCCAATTATTCCTGAT GTTGCAAGCCCGACTGACACCAGTAACTTTGATAGCTTTCCTGAGGACAACGAGGACCCTCCCCCAGATGACAATTCCGGCTGGGACACCGATTTCTAA
- the dkk1b gene encoding dickkopf-related protein 1b isoform X1, which translates to MLHIAMFSTACLILVGYIKVASAGSVVLNSNSIKVGLGVSSPGLPVSPSPDESPADSGSLNFAIDTPQQPLICESDEECGGEEFCFLSRGVCLQCKKRRKRCIRDAMCCPGNHCSNGVCLPNDPDMIHQIGMEEFVSISQENSTVVVPPKVATQGLPQNQMLKGLEGENCLRSSDCAEGLCCARHFWSKICKPVLKEGQVCTKHKRKGTHGLEIFQRCDCGEGLSCRTQRGEGSKSSRSLHTCQRH; encoded by the exons ATGCTGCACATTGCCATGTTCTCTACCGCATGCCTCATTCTTGTGGGCTACATCAAAGTGGCATCCGCTGGTTCTGTGGTGCTCAACTCGAATTCTATTAAGGTCGGTTTAGGTGTGTCGAGTCCCGGTCTCCCGGTCAGCCCGAGTCCGGATGAGTCACCTGCGGACAGCGGCAGTCTGAACTTCGCCATTGATACACCGCAG CAGCCTTTAATCTGCGAGAGTGATGAGGAATGCGGTGGCGAGGAGTTCTGCTTCCTGTCTCGCGGAGTCTGTCTCCAGTGCAAGAAGCGCAGGAAGCGCTGCATCCGGGATGCGATGTGCTGCCCTGGCAACCATTGCAGCAATG GAGTTTGTCTTCCAAATGATCctgacatgattcatcagaTTGGAATGGAAGAGTTTGTTTCCATCTCCCAGGAGAACTCTACTGTTGTGGTGCCACCAAAAGTTGCAACTCAAGGTTTACCACAAAACCAAATGCTGAAAG gACTGGAGGGAGAAAACTGTCTGAGATCATCAGATTGTGCTGAGGGACTCTGCTGCGCTCGTCACTTTTGGTCCAAAATCTGCAAGCCCGTCCTAAAAGAAGGCCAGGTCTGCACCAAACACAAGAGGAAAGGCACCCATGGCTTAGAGATATTCCAGCGTTGCGATTGTGGGGAAGGTCTGTCCTGCAGAACGCAAAGAGGAGAAGGCAGCAAGTCATCACGGAGTCTGCACACCTGCCAGAGACACTGA
- the dkk1b gene encoding dickkopf-related protein 1b isoform X2 — protein sequence MLHIAMFSTACLILVGYIKVASAGSVVLNSNSIKVGLGVSSPGLPVSPSPDESPADSGSLNFAIDTPQPLICESDEECGGEEFCFLSRGVCLQCKKRRKRCIRDAMCCPGNHCSNGVCLPNDPDMIHQIGMEEFVSISQENSTVVVPPKVATQGLPQNQMLKGLEGENCLRSSDCAEGLCCARHFWSKICKPVLKEGQVCTKHKRKGTHGLEIFQRCDCGEGLSCRTQRGEGSKSSRSLHTCQRH from the exons ATGCTGCACATTGCCATGTTCTCTACCGCATGCCTCATTCTTGTGGGCTACATCAAAGTGGCATCCGCTGGTTCTGTGGTGCTCAACTCGAATTCTATTAAGGTCGGTTTAGGTGTGTCGAGTCCCGGTCTCCCGGTCAGCCCGAGTCCGGATGAGTCACCTGCGGACAGCGGCAGTCTGAACTTCGCCATTGATACACCGCAG CCTTTAATCTGCGAGAGTGATGAGGAATGCGGTGGCGAGGAGTTCTGCTTCCTGTCTCGCGGAGTCTGTCTCCAGTGCAAGAAGCGCAGGAAGCGCTGCATCCGGGATGCGATGTGCTGCCCTGGCAACCATTGCAGCAATG GAGTTTGTCTTCCAAATGATCctgacatgattcatcagaTTGGAATGGAAGAGTTTGTTTCCATCTCCCAGGAGAACTCTACTGTTGTGGTGCCACCAAAAGTTGCAACTCAAGGTTTACCACAAAACCAAATGCTGAAAG gACTGGAGGGAGAAAACTGTCTGAGATCATCAGATTGTGCTGAGGGACTCTGCTGCGCTCGTCACTTTTGGTCCAAAATCTGCAAGCCCGTCCTAAAAGAAGGCCAGGTCTGCACCAAACACAAGAGGAAAGGCACCCATGGCTTAGAGATATTCCAGCGTTGCGATTGTGGGGAAGGTCTGTCCTGCAGAACGCAAAGAGGAGAAGGCAGCAAGTCATCACGGAGTCTGCACACCTGCCAGAGACACTGA